The following proteins come from a genomic window of Aspergillus luchuensis IFO 4308 DNA, chromosome 3, nearly complete sequence:
- a CDS encoding uncharacterized protein (COG:O;~EggNog:ENOG410PJ32;~InterPro:IPR001841,IPR017921,IPR008913,IPR037275, IPR039512,IPR037274,IPR013083;~PFAM:PF05495,PF14599,PF13639;~go_function: GO:0008270 - zinc ion binding [Evidence IEA]) translates to MSGLITSLFIEPVVRQARRLSQQANAQPSPDNRPESPASTRDYVPLVNGNYKAADPTKIIMPDSGQEKHADPPSNSGYAGSDHGRAISPTSPPIDPTNQHHGTEHSTVLDSSRSPVGDSLPCLPGSPGMHRRPSTPSVRFAPVAFPAHEAPQSTRQDPQSPRQHSNDQLSGEDGGTSYTLPEDDGMGALRKRIHAIRDLGSSNADQARMIHALMTENYHASQKSLDDQSAPRSLSPFSPRSLPRADSPGSWSDRSSSQTSQSPVSTAPDTPSYNLTAEDLIPTYAPRMEPESPLGEGEDIDAEECEEVFLGCQHYKRNVKLQCHACKKWYTCRFCHDAVEDHHLDRPRTEHMLCMLCGHAQPAAQSCGHCGETAAQYYCHVCKLWDNDADKSIYHCNDCGICRIGQGLGKDFFHCKTCSVCLPISIENTHRCIERSTQCDCPICGDYMFTSPETVVFMRCGHSIHQRCLSEYAKTSYRCPICSKTITNMESTFRNLDRTIQSQPMPAEFRDTRALIYCNDCGAKSIVKYHWLGLRCDMCESYNTAQKQLLHRDAQDPAEIDGENTDMATSRIRSSSYGADETVLSTLASLRIDTSSVPRSDSATPRTNAPLSAEAAGQFSSYSLARGRAVSPVISNYFGIPPDRESESSRSTSFFSGLTFRNSADDDGGELRLWGTKIKYSYGFLGQETESVDGASDAEIGELDEDDDSGSEEAENTREENEEDEEDDQESIDIFGHR, encoded by the exons ATGAGTGGGCTTATTACTTCCCTCTTCATTGAACCCGTCGTTCGGCAAGCCCGCCGCCTCTCCCAGCAGGCCAATGCCCAGCCATCCCCCGACAACCGACCTGAATCTCCCGCAAGCACACGAGACTATGTTCCCCTGGTCAATGGCAATTACAAGGCCGCAGACCCTACTAAAATCATAATGCCGGACTCTGGACAAGAAAAACATGCTGATCCCCCGTCGAACAGCGGATATGCGGGGTCCGACCATGGTCGTGCGATCTCGCCGACGTCGCCGCCGATCGACCCGACTAACCAACATCATGGAACAGAACATAGCACTGTCCTGGACTCGTCCAGAAGTCCAGTAGGGGACTCATTGCCGTGTTTGCCAGGTTCGCCTGGTATGCATAGAAGACCCTCGACACCGTCGGTACGGTTTGCCCCTGTCGCTTTTCCCGCGCATGAAGCCCCTCAGAGCACGAGACAAGACCCCCAAAGCCCACGACAACACTCGAACGACCAACTATCAGGCGAAGACGGCGGGACATCTTATACCTTGCCAGAGGACGATGGAATGGGTGCcttgagaaagagaatccATGCTATCAGGGACCTGGGATCTAGCAATGCAGACCAGGCACGCATGATCCACGCCTTAATGACGGAGAACTACCACGCTTCCCAGAAGAGTCTTGATGATCAGTCTGCTCCAAGGAGTCTATCGCCTTTTAGCCCTCGCAGCCTCCCACGGGCGGATAGCCCCGGTAGCTGGTCCGACCGATCTTCCAGTCAAACATCGCAGTCTCCAGTCTCGACAGCTCCTGATACTCCTTCGTACAATTTGACGGCTGAGGATTTAATACCAACGTATGCGCCCCGGATGGAGCCCGAGTCGCCTCTCGGTGAAGGGGAAGATATAGATGCAGAAGAATGTGAGGAAGTTTTTCTGGGCTGTCAGCACTATAAGAGAAACGTCAAGTTGCAGTGCCATGCGTGTAAGAAATGGTACACCTGCCGCTTCTGCCACGACGCAGTCGAGGATCACCATCTTGACCGGCCAAGAACAGAGCATATGCTGTGCATGTTGTGTGGGCACGCTCAACCTGCGGCACAATCATGCGGACATTGTGGTGAAACGGCGGCGCAGTACTATTGTCACGTCTGTAAACTCTGGGACAATGACGCAGACAAGAGCATATATCATTGCAATGACTGTGGCATATGCCGTATCGGGCAGGGCCTGGGGAAGGATTTCTTCCACTGCAAG ACGTGCAGTGTCTGTCTTCCGATCTCTATCGAGAACACGCATCGATGCATAGAGCGCTCTACGCAATGTGACTGTCCTATATGCGGTGACTATATGTTCACGTCGCCAGAAACCGTGGTTTTCATGCGGTGTGGGCATAGCATCCACCAGCGATGTCTATCTGAATATGCGAAAACTTCGTACCGCTGTCCGATATGCAGCAAAACCATAACAAATATGGAATCCACGTTTCGGAACCTGGATCGAACCATCCAAAGCCAGCCTATGCCAGCCGAGTTCAGAGACACAAGAGCTCTTATCTATTGCAATGATTGTGGTGCCAAGTCTATTGTCAAGTATCACTGGCTGGGTCTTCGATGTGATAT GTGTGAATCATATAATACTGCTCAGaagcagcttctccaccgCGATGCTCAGGATCCCGCAGAAATTGATGGCGAGAACACGGACATGGCAACCTCACGAATCAGATCTTCCTCCTATGGCGCGGATGAGACCGTATTATCAACGCTAGCCTCGTTGCGAATTGACACGAGCAGTGTTCCGAGGTCGGACTCTGCAACTCCTCGGACCAACGCACCTTTGTCCGCCGAAGCAGCTGGCCAGTTCTCGTCCTATAGTCTGGCTCGTGGTCGTGCAGTCTCCCCGGTGATCAGCAATTATTTTGGTATCCCGCCAGACCGTGAGTCGGAGAGCTCGCGATCCACATCTTTCTTTAGCGGCTTAACTTTTCGGAACAGTGCGGACGATGACGGTGGCGAGCTTCGCTTATGGGGTACCAAAATCAAGTACAGCTATGGTTTTCTTGGACAAGAAACCGAATCTGTTGATGGGGCCTCTGATGCGGAAATTGGAGAgttggacgaggatgacgatagTGGatccgaagaagcagagaataCTCgtgaagaaaatgaagaagacgaagaagacgatcaGGAGAGCATCGACATATTTGGACATCGATGA
- a CDS encoding uncharacterized protein (COG:S;~EggNog:ENOG410PRXG), whose amino-acid sequence MITPTQTLKSVVDQKAVVHAYRHLYRQGLKAINYSTPARHVLRHSLRSAFRSSSPEELNPRRIANTLQFLQRAADIAGLEHKIVKNLMMMKYWEQPQVRKDHRTGRSKGSYIDAGYNAAI is encoded by the exons ATGATTACACCTACCCAGACTCTAAAGTCTGTTGTGGATCAGAAAGCTGTTGTCCATGCCTATCGCCACTTGTATCGCCAGGGCTTGAAGGCCATCAATTATTCTACCCCAGCACGGCATGTTCTTCGGCATAGTCTGCGATCCGCCTTTCGTTCATCTTCACCGGAAGAACTGAACCCGCGGCGCATAGCCAATACATTACAGTTTCTCCAACGAGCTGCCGACATTGCAGGTCTTGAGCATAAGATTGTGAAAaatctgatgatgatgaagtatTGGGAGCAGCCCCAAGTGAGAAAAGACCACCGCAC GGGTCGATCAAAGGGATCCTATATTGATGCAGGATACAATGCGGCAATTTAA
- a CDS encoding DUF2293 domain-containing protein (COG:S;~EggNog:ENOG410PI5C;~InterPro:IPR018744;~PFAM:PF10056) — MARVSRRPPSVLARRAPSRIVKRNARKHRVILESVTQEKKKLRSVISFEAKAPPGYTFIPAGNPQLTTACKELCRKDGLKVFAVTTTPHMHTHNLSQHVHRIGYHFPSAAVAAVCMDLGLYLTAAGKAVPFRTVGGENDRKRANSEVSQTTINTEARDVLRDLFPNIPDNDLNQIIKTAFQKGQRKVGTAVELPLARRAQLAVVAHIRHIYTDYDRLLKATSFHEARTVVEEPTLAKLVEWRGDDENGKTVLEDVFREVIVISDDEDSDVEGEPFSPNDRDNSVMVVSSNPQADELQTRTLNYANPALRDTQLDPSDEEAPPGFRYIPEPPRRHKIDRRGFSRYQAWDRALNRYRNIANETNQHRLHDASESRGPVVTRQPLPGPVGLESESAHRPHVSMASVATSSARPISTNIGRTVADSVMERQYELHRMPELPAQRKEIAPVSSAVSLERVPVIQQQKRSYQREDSPNAPVFVSGPREVHEMTGDPAVLPRPLASSQHRTNVQPQDHALPSIETATPMEIRRPNSGQLDYLAKRISGDFSIRSITPHRPARQEMIHHDPEISDRDQASKRRRMGHYERERLCHTQARVVTTGAAFPYTSGRYQDTPGHTHMKPSSIQDDIHFRRRYAAPVGSHPDAEGHPERTQYSSYTTAPGPRTMTAVHQRPSEDVHGHAFHFVPSGLPIQYRSPGQSQVVPSTRYAIPEDNATDRLVPVRPNELRERRVYHEVPRYNSGSLRPLDVAQLEDPARRGREYDPPLVSQEPSQGRHYAEDFVRAVDVRDPVPTKYPVQRRLQPATYPVHPHPLPAGIPVQTEQYMRSSPGSTEWSRPVGRVCLDSRAGPAIQDYVVADHHGPSNYADRVPNPPFTARHYVRGYEDAVDTSRQAYDLPHDGSRMEEQRYPTYVRRVERVPYTVPEGRTVVIVD; from the exons ATGGCCCGAGTATCTCGGAGACCTCCCTCGGTCCTTGCCAGGCGAGCCCCGAGCAGGATCGTCAAGAGAAATGCTCGAAAACATAGAGTGATTCTGGAATCTGTTActcaggagaagaaaaaactTCGAAGTGTC ATATCTTTTGAAGCAAAGGCCCCTCCTGGTTATACCTTCATACCTGCAGGCAACCCTCAGCTTACAACGGCATGTAAGGAATTATGTCGGAAGGATGGTCTGAAGGTATTCGCTGTCACG ACAACGCCGCATATGCACACCCACAATCTCTCCCAGCATGTACATCGAATAGGGTACCACTTTCCAAGCGCTGCGGTCGCAGCAGTGTGCATGGATCTGGGTCTCTATCTCACGGCCGCTGGGAAAGCGGTGCCCTTTCGCACGGTTGGCGGTGAGAACGACCGCAAAAGAGCTAATTCAGAAGTCTCCCAGACAACTATTAATACAGAAGCGAGAGATGTCTTGAGAGACCTGTTCCCCAACATTCCCGATAATGATCTCAATCAAATCATCAAGACCGCTTTTCAGAAG GGCCAGCGAAAAGTAGGAACGGCAGTTGAGCTACCACTGGCTCGTCGGGCTCAGTTAGCGGTTGTGGCACATATCCGACACATTTACACTGACTACGATCGTCTCCTGAAGGCGACATCCTTTCATGAAGCTCGGACCGTGGTCGAAGAGCCCACCCTTGCAAAATTAGTggagtggagaggagacGATGAGAATGGGAAGACAGTCCTGGAGGACGTCTTCCGAGAGGTCATTGTCATatcggatgatgaggacagtGATGTCGAGGGAGAGCCGTTCTCACCTAATGATCGCGATAACAGCGTGATGGTGGTTTCCAGTAATCCCCAGGCTGACGAGCTTCAAACAAGGACGCTAAATTATGCAAACCCTGCCCTTCGTGATACCCAGTTAGATCCgtcggatgaagaagcacCACCAGGCTTCCGCTACATTCCAGAGCCCCCCAGAAGACATAAGATTGATCGTCGAGGCTTCAGCAGATATCAGGCTTGGGACCGCGCTCTCAACCGATATAGAAACATAGCAAACGAAACTAACCAGCACAGACTGCATGATGCCTCCGAATCTCGGGGCCCGGTCGTCACTCGACAGCCATTGCCAGGACCTGTTGGGCTTGAATCAGAGTCTGCTCATAGACCTCATGTTTCGATGGCATCCGTTGCTACGTCTAGTGCAAGGCCCATCAGTACCAACATAGGTAGGACGGTCGCGGACTCTGTAATGGAACGG CAGTATGAACTGCACCGTATGCCTGAACTGCCTGCTCAGAGAAAGGAGATTGCACCTGTATCAAGTGCGGTTTCTTTGGAGCGAGTGCCAGTCATTCAACAGCAGAAGCGTTCATATCAGCGAGAAGACTCGCCAAATGCGCCTGTATTTGTGAGTGGCCCGAGAGAGGTTCATGAGATGACCGGGGACCCAGCCGTCCTCCCAAGACCTCTGGCCTCGTCCCAGCACAGGACCAATGTACAGCCACAGGATCATGCATTGCCTTCTATTGAGACTGCCACACCCATGGAAATCCGACGCCCCAATAGTGGCCAGCTGGATTACCTTGCCAAAAGGATTTCCGGAGATTTTTCGATTCGCTCAATAACCCCTCACCGTCCTGCTCGCCAGGAGATGATACACCACGATCCAGAAATTTCTGATCGAGATCAAGCTTCTAAACGGAGACGTATGGGCCACTACGAGCGTGAACGGCTCTGTCATACTCAAGCCAGGGTTGTCACCACTGGTGCAGCGTTCCCTTACACAAGCGGCAGGTATCAGGATACCCCTGGACATACTCACATGAAACCCTCTTCAATCCAGGACGATATTCATTTCCGTAGGAGATATGCTGCCCCCGTTGGATCTCACCCTGATGCGGAGGGCCACCCGGAAAGAACGCAATACTCCAGTTATACTACCGCACCTGGCCCCAGGACCATGACTGCCGTGCATCAGAGACCATCGGAAGACGTACATGGCCATGCATTTCATTTTGTGCCTTCCGGGCTGCCCATCCAGTACAGGTCTCCAGGGCAATCGCAAGTTGTGCCAAGTACAAGATATGCTATTCCTGAGGATAATGCTACTGATAGGCTTGTCCCTGTGCGGCCCAATGAGTTGAGAGAGCGACGTGTCTATCATGAGGTTCCTAGATATAACTCTGGCAGTTTAAGACCGCTTGACGTGGCTCAGCTGGAGGACCCTGCTCGTCGCGGCAGAGAATATGACCCCCCTTTGGTTTCACAGGAACCGTCTCAAGGAAGACACTATGCGGAGGACTTCGTTCGTGCCGTTGACGTACGGGATCCTGTTCCAACAAAGTATCCAGTGCAGCGTCGTCTTCAACCTGCAACCTACCCAGtccacccccatcctctcccGGCTGGAATTCCGGTGCAGACCGAACAATACATGCGTAGTTCGCCCGGTAGCACAGAATGGAGCAGGCCCGTTGGCCGTGTTTGTCTGGATTCCCGGGCAGGACCCGCTATCCAGGATTATGTTGTGGCCGATCATCATGGTCCAAGCAATTATGCTGACAGGGTACCTAATCCGCCTTTTACAGCCCGCCACTACGTCAGAGGGTATGAAGATGCTGTGGACACTTCACG GCAAGCCTATGACCTTCCGCACGATGGCTCGCGCATGGAAGAACAACGTTATCCTACCTATGTAAGACGCGTTGAGCGGGTTCCCTATACGGTTCCTGAGGGTCGAACTGTTGTCATTGTGGATTAG
- the ATX1 gene encoding copper metallochaperone ATX1 (COG:P;~EggNog:ENOG410PRUT;~InterPro:IPR006121,IPR036163,IPR017969;~PFAM:PF00403;~go_function: GO:0046872 - metal ion binding [Evidence IEA];~go_process: GO:0030001 - metal ion transport [Evidence IEA]) → MSDHQYKFNVSMSCGGCSGAVERVLKKLEGVKSFDVNLESQTAIVVTEPSVPYDTVLATIKKTGKTVNSGEADGQTMSV, encoded by the exons ATGTCCGACCACCAATACAAGTTCAACGTCAGCATGAGCTGCGGCGGTTGCTCCGGTGCCGTGGAACGAGTCCTGAAGAAGCTTGAGG GTGTCAAGTCCTTCGACGTCAACCTGGAATCCCAAACCGCAATCGTTGTCACCGAACCTTCTGTGCCCTACGATACCGTGCTGGCTACGATCAAGAAGACTGGAAAGACGGTCAACAGTGGAGAGGCTGATGGCCAGACTATGAGTGtctaa
- a CDS encoding uncharacterized protein (COG:S;~EggNog:ENOG410PPF1;~InterPro:IPR019350;~PFAM:PF10214), translating to MDEHSVGALQYGHLGKPTYNSEAHSWVFSRTLAPSSCISYSGVTKVTVQSSLTALQSSSTENKGFLPRAYPQLAACWPLVDNETVSHAITGCDICDPSISTLFDVGYAVDLENSDSGSRVIPIAVIASGECGNTISFRKIEDDVVELRRKTTSWARVPAIGQTETVEWSAGGAPVRQICFARTVEDNATWMAARLPRSTTIFRPQYHRTPVPVIGLHGSDHQFPDRSIKSRLDANPLVEIPIQRTGGFAHADVTFNPWYQKQLAIVDERGHWGVWELSGRHRRNKGNWTAVSVNSGSLPWLDLGDGQDIDDHPRHDGWAAIEWVGDVNSFVVSDRRCPMLYRMESGDVFPYTIELGLKRRSEWILDIKRSSANVSHVFILTTTRIFWLDLTSCPEPSSATDKDSRPPLLPRLSWRHFRDPEDTTLRLTPLLVREDFYLVVYSRLNNIALTLQCPSSSLDQTDVTSIPDPYIMEIPLSSPDTEGSRHSNTQLTTLVFKEITHLPSSVGKQYHDPHVRLIKLFAVDSGLTVRESIYTAPSHDGSQDDEPAARDVLRVKKRHQGVQRSQSTYFEDRFVVEDCEESMLGSGMLTTADTGMSSITPLAIPEWSLDYTQVYAAATGRLTLSSREDDLGNQIFERSFEEAMQVLSEMATGAGVSNDQTCRTGLEALGSSPMLDSVEQNSRRLQEFLSSHHLALLDWKADRQPSGHSSPLLVRSADFIYEVSGLDLPAIYDLLTNDWLAGLPHDLPGRTRFTKEKIIRGVVADLILAQIRIRVRTLSGIDKLDDSRRINSGDIPSSSMISVDDPFDASSSRSARRVSQRPAWTGNGSFDDPGSGTTPGSTLGREELETESLRDMEPTYTSLSAYTTFSRERNMPRKVASMLGHWQPGTDPAGYNWQRAMQLQGTEESQPASKATTPKRRQRKKTPSTQGTITVNSGHVSAPAPAPAPMTSVTPDVRGWGSQPEHNEAPVLRLQSSQVIEDDVPMTQIERGAFGGREAGRKNVMKARKKKRAAGF from the exons ATGGATGAACACTCTGTGGGTGCTCTGCAATATGGGCATTTGGGGAAACCAACGTACAATTCAGAAGCTCACTCATGGGTCTTTTCACGAACATTAGCTCCAT CTTCATGTATCTCTTACTCCGGAGTGACCAAAGTTACGGTTCAATCGTCCCTCACTGCACTGCAGTCTTCCTCAACCGAGAATAAGGGCTTTTTGCCTCGCGCCTACCCCCAGCTTGCAGCTTGCTGGCCTCTAGTCGACAACGAAACCGTCTCTCATGCTATCACTGGCTGCGACATATGTGATCCTTCAATTTCGACGCTCTTTGATGTAGGATATGCGGTCGATCTCGAAAATAGCGATTCGGGAAGCCGAGTTATACCTATCGCCGTCATAGCATCCGGAGAGTGCGGCAACACTATCAGCTTTCGAAAAATCGAAGACGATGTTGTGGAACTTCGACGGAAGACGACTTCCTGGGCGCGTGTTCCTGCAATTGGACAGACGGAGACCGTTGAATGGTCGGCGGGAGGGGCTCCTGTCCGTCAAATTTGCTTTGCGCGGACGGTTGAAGATAACGCGACGTGGATGGCAGCTCGTTTGCCCCGCTCGACTACCATCTTCCGACCACAGTATCACCGAACGCCAGTGCCTGTCATAGGATTGCATGGGAGTGACCACCAATTTCCCGACCGTTCTATCAAGTCTCGCCTGGATGCGAACCCATTGGTGGAGATACCAATCCAGCGGACCGGAGGCTTTGCGCATGCGGACGTGACTTTCAATCCCTGGTATCAGAAGCAGTTGGCTATTGTTGATGAACGAGGTCATTGGGGTGTTTGGGAACTTTCCGGCCGACACAGGCGCAACAAGGGTAACTGGACAGCTGTGTCTGTCAATTCTGGCTCATTGCCGTGGCTCGATCTTGGAGACGGCCAAGACATCGACGACCACCCTCgtcatgatggatgggctGCTATTGAATGGGTCGGTGATGTTAACAGCTTTGTTGTCTCTGATAGACGCTGCCCAATGCTCTATCGCATGGAAAGCGGCGACGTTTTTCCATATACAATTGAGCTTGGCCTTAAGCGAAGATCAGAGTGGATTCTGGACATTAAGAGAAGTTCTGCCAACGTGTCGCACGTTTTCATCTTGACGACGACTCGAATATTCTGGCTGGATTTAACATCATGCCCTGAACCGAGTAGTGCAACCGACAAAGACTCACGACCGCCTCTGTTACCCCGTTTGTCCTGGCGCCATTTCCGTGATCCCGAGGACACCACATTGCGACTGACTCCTCTACTTGTGCGAGAAG ACTTTTACCTCGTTGTATACTCGCGCCTTAACAATATTGCGCTAACCTTGCAATGCCCATCTTCGTCCCTGGACCAAACGGATGTGACATCGATACCAGACCCCTATATAATGGAGATCCCATTGTCATCTCCTGACACTGAAGGCTCTCGACACTCCAACACGCAGCTGACAACACTGGTCTTCAAGGAAATCACGCATTTGCCATCGTCGGTCGGTAAACAATATCACGACCCTCATGTTAGACTCATAAAGCTTTTTGCGGTAGACTCAGGCCTTACTGTCCGCGAATCAATCTACACGGCACCCTCTCACGATGGTTCCCAGGATGATGAACCAGCCGCAAGAGATGTCTTACgagtgaagaagaggcaTCAAGGAGTGCAAAGGTCGCAGTCGACTTACTTCGAAGATCGTTTTGTAGTAGAGGACTGCGAGGAATCCATGCTGGGAAGCGGTATGCTCACAACCGCAGACACTGGGATGTCTAGCATAACGCCCCTTGCAATACCCGAATGGTCTCTCGACTACACCCAAGTCTACGCTGCTGCTACTGGAAGGTTAACGCTGTCATCGCGAGAAGACGACCTAGGTAATCAAATTTTCGAAAGGAGTTTTGAGGAGGCTATGCAAGTGCTAAGCGAAATGGCGACTGGTGCTGGGGTGAGCAACGACCAGACATGTCGCACAGG TCTTGAGGCCCTTGGCAGTAGCCCAATGCTTGACAGTGTCGAACAGAACTCGCGGAGGCTCCAGGAATTTCTCTCCAGCCACCATTTAGCTCTCTTAGATTGGAAAGCTGACCGCCAACCGTCCGGCCATTCTAGTCCACTTCTCGTTCGATCGGCGGATTTCATATACGAGGTTTCGGGATTGGACCTTCCTGCAATCTATGATCTGCTTACCaatgactggctggctggcctgCCCCACGATCTTCCTGGGCGCACAAGATTCacgaaagaaaagatcatcCGTGGAGTTGTCGCTGATCTGATTTTGGCTCAGATACGCATTAGAGTTCGGACGCTTTCCGGGATTGATAAACTTGATGACAGCAGGCGGATAAACTCAGGGGatattccatcatcatcaatgatTTCGGTGGATGATCCCTTCGATGCATCCAGCTCTAGAAGTGCGAGGCGGGTGTCTCAGCGACCGGCCTGGACAGGCAACGGTAGCTTTGATGATCCAGGCAGCGGCACGACGCCTGGAAGCACTCTTGGCCGCGAGGAACTTGAGACTGAAAGCCTGCGGGACATGGAACCTACATATACCAGCCTCTCAGCATATACTACCTTTAGTCGCGAGCGGAATATGCCTCGAAAAGTGGCGAGCATGTTAGGCCATTGGCAACCAGGTACCGACCCGGCTGGGTACAACTGGCAGAGGGCAATGCAGCTTCAGGGAACCGAGGAGTCGCAACCAGCGTCTAAGGCAACGACACCAAAACGTCGTCAACGCAAGAAGACTCCATCAACCCAAGGAACCATCACTGTGAATAGTGGGCATGTATCCGCACCCGCACCAGCCCCAGCCCCGATGACTTCTGTTACTCCTGATGTGCGGGGGTGGGGAAGTCAACCAGAGCACAATGAGGCGCCTGTTCTCAGACTGCAAAGCAGTCAGGTTATCGAGGACGATGTTCCGATGACACAGATCGAGCGGGGCGCATTTGGTGGCCGAGAAGCTGGGCGAAAGAATGTAATGAAGGCACGCAAAAAGAAGCGCGCGGCCGGTTTCTAA
- the SPC25 gene encoding kinetochore Spc25 family protein (COG:S;~EggNog:ENOG410PHDK;~InterPro:IPR013255;~PFAM:PF08234) encodes MSSSFDPSLSTSGMRPPLASADAPSMADSLPSINFGFEDLRNRMAQFTARFDAFIERGRKQVLEERNQFKIGLAELQEDERMKQRDIEILDLKSQTHQQTLQKEAAEAAEMHAAISSVTLERDSRLAKRDRLKQQIDETQKAINQKLEAQKMHARYLDAQARLNVPELDFWQDYLCLRIEGAGREDRLKFVYTHLLEKDWEAEAWFELGTGSRDYAVFHTRPKLDREALERELDIVNEDRDFGAFLKRMRKLFVDTMK; translated from the exons ATGAGCTCATCTTTCGATCCGTCGCTCTCGACAAGTGGCATGCGCCCGCCTCTCGCGTCGGCCGATGCACCATCCATGGCGGATTCACTCCCCAGTATCAACTTTGGGTTTGAGGATCTCCGGAATCGCATGGCACAGTTTACTGCTCGCTTCGATGCATTCATCGAGAGAGGCCGCAAGCAGGtattggaggagaggaatcAGTTCAAGATTGGATTGGCAGAGCTACAGG AGGATGAACGCATGAAGCAAAGGGATATCGAGATCCTGGACCTCAAATCGCAAACGCACCAACAAACACTACAGAAGGAAGCCGCTGAAGCAGCGGAAATGCACGCCGCCATTTCATCCGTGACCCTGGAACGTGACTCCCGCCTCGCCAAGCGCGACCGCCTCAAGCAACAAATTGACGAGACCCAAAAGGCGATCAACCAGAAGCTGGAGGCACAGAAGATGCACGCCAGGTATCTGGATGCTCAAGCTCGGCTGAATGTGCCGGAGTTAGACTTTTGGCAGGACTACCTGTGTTTACGCATTGAGGGAGCCGGACGAGAGGATAGACTAAAATTTGTGTACACCCATCTGCTCGAAAAAGACTGGGAAGCGGAAGCATGGTTTGAACTCGGCACAGGGAGCCGCGATTACGCAGTATTTCATACACGACCAAAACTCGATCGGGAGGCTCTCGAGCGGGAGCTCGATATCGTCAATGAGGATCGCGACTTTGGTGCGTTCTTGAAAAGAATGCGGAAGTTGTTCGTCGATACAATGAAATAG
- a CDS encoding SKI complex subunit WD repeat protein SKI8 (COG:J;~EggNog:ENOG410QE47;~InterPro:IPR036322,IPR015943,IPR019775,IPR001680, IPR017986;~PFAM:PF00400;~go_function: GO:0005515 - protein binding [Evidence IEA]), translating into MSKQYLSCGSADNAHPVDIFALAVTDKQILSASGTSSLKVHSTTDPDFPLVQSIDGAHKVGCHHVVTNGNGSRAVSIGFGGEIMIWSCHDGVWAKDEGASVNKATPADVWAIALSEDGQYLAGVTQDGHIKVWDLDTNGEEIRDYETKGSFGTCIDLSADGRFIASGHENGSVYIFSTESGRMPFSLSGLVKPVRAVAFSPGGKFLAAAGDSKVIVLYDTSSGEQVASLSGHTAWVMSLSWSPTGEYLLSGSFDGKVKVWSIDTRACVATHSETDKAIWSVKWLAKIGRSVGFATAGANRSISFYREATGG; encoded by the exons ATG TCGAAACAATATCTCTCTTGCGGTTCTGCAGACAATG CCCACCCCGTTGATATCTTCGCACTGGCCGTGACTGACAAGCAGATCTTGTCGGCCTCGGGTACTTCTTCCCTCAAAGTTCACTCCACTACAGATCCCGATTTTCCGCTAGTACAGTCTATTGACGGTGCCCATAAAGTCGGGTGCCATCATGTGGTTACTAACGGAAATGGTTCGAGGGCCGTCAGTATTGGCTTTGGCGGTGAAATCATGATTTGGTCTTGTCATGACGGAGTCTGGGCAAAGGATGAGGGAGCTTCTG TCAACAAGGCAACACCTGCGGATGTTTGGGCCATCGCTTTGTCCGAAGATGGTCAATATCTTGCCGGTGTTACGCAAGATGGTCATATCAAGGTGTGGGATCTGGACACTAATGGCGAGGAAATCCGAGACTATGAAACCAAAGGTAGCTTCGGCACCTGCATAGATTTG TCCGCGGATGGCCGCTTTATAGCAAGCGGACACGAAAATGGTAGTGTTTACATTTTTAGTACAGAAAGCGGACGCATGCCATTCAGCCTATCAG GCTTGGTCAAACCTGTACGAGCTGTTGCATTCTCCCCAGGGGGAAaatttcttgctgctgctggagattCCAAGGTAATTGTGCTTTATGACACGTCCTCTGGTGAACAAGTGGCAAGTCTCTCGGGGCACACCGCATGGGTCATGTCGCTTTCGTGGAGCCCCACGGGGGAGTATCTTCTCAGCGG GTCGTTTGATGGAAAGGTCAAAGTTTGGTCGATAGACACAAGAGCATGTGTGGCCACCCATTCCGAAACAGACAAAGCAATTTGGAGTGTCAAGTGGCTGGCGAAGATCGGAAGATCAGTAGGATTTGCCACAGCTGGTGCAAACAGGAGCATATCATTTTACCGTGAGGCTACTGGTGGTTAG